One window from the genome of Brachyspira sp. SAP_772 encodes:
- a CDS encoding S41 family peptidase, whose product MMKNKERALWIFLLIFVLAISFFNFKSPSIAIAQQGMAQSDNDFYYYSRLFQKVFATLQQNFVDTNNVTTKKLMYGAIKGMLEATDDPFTFLLDEKLNEALSTEMSGRYGGVGLSISKQPDRGLLVVAPIEDGPGERAGILPGDIIIEINGESTKDMSVDNAANIMRGKAGTKVKLKIVRQGVVEPIEYTLTRAIVEIKSVKYKMLEDSTIGYIRITNFGDDTSRELENALVDLKKKGMTKLILDLRNNPGGRLDTAINIVEEFLSDGKIVYTRGRTKNENQDYYATVKGDQWVDGDMIVLVNQYSASASEILAGALQDNNRAKLLGETTFGKFSVQYVLPLDVKDNTAFKFTVAHYYTPNGRRLHGKGLTPDFVVVEPKLSNTDVIALTELRKGGQIAEYVKKYPKEEADENALPQFKEQLKNQNIIASDYLLERLIYNERNLGNYNEIVDLRYDKQLKSAIDYLNTGKQPPQDKEEPRENWSNEKE is encoded by the coding sequence ATGATGAAAAACAAAGAGAGAGCATTATGGATATTTCTTTTAATATTTGTTTTAGCTATATCATTTTTTAATTTTAAGAGTCCTTCAATAGCAATAGCACAGCAGGGTATGGCACAATCAGATAATGATTTTTATTATTATAGTAGATTATTCCAAAAAGTTTTTGCTACATTACAGCAGAACTTTGTTGATACCAATAATGTTACTACCAAAAAACTAATGTATGGTGCTATAAAAGGTATGCTTGAAGCTACCGATGACCCATTTACATTTTTGCTTGATGAGAAATTAAATGAAGCACTTAGCACAGAGATGTCTGGAAGATATGGCGGAGTTGGTTTATCTATATCAAAGCAGCCAGATAGAGGCCTTTTGGTTGTAGCTCCTATAGAAGATGGTCCGGGTGAGAGGGCTGGAATATTGCCGGGAGACATTATTATAGAGATAAATGGTGAAAGCACTAAAGATATGTCTGTAGATAATGCTGCTAATATTATGCGTGGAAAAGCTGGCACTAAAGTAAAATTAAAAATAGTAAGACAGGGCGTAGTTGAGCCTATAGAATATACTTTAACTAGAGCTATAGTTGAAATAAAAAGCGTAAAATACAAAATGTTGGAAGACAGTACTATAGGATATATTAGAATAACAAACTTTGGAGATGATACTTCAAGAGAATTAGAAAATGCTTTAGTTGATCTTAAAAAGAAAGGTATGACAAAGCTTATATTAGATTTGAGAAATAATCCGGGCGGAAGATTAGATACAGCTATTAATATTGTAGAAGAGTTCTTGTCTGATGGTAAAATAGTTTATACAAGAGGAAGAACTAAAAATGAAAATCAAGACTATTATGCTACTGTGAAAGGCGATCAATGGGTAGATGGCGATATGATAGTTCTTGTTAATCAATATAGTGCTTCTGCCTCAGAGATTTTGGCTGGAGCTTTACAGGATAATAATAGAGCAAAATTGTTAGGTGAAACTACATTTGGTAAGTTTAGTGTACAGTATGTGTTGCCTTTAGATGTAAAAGATAATACAGCATTTAAGTTTACAGTAGCACATTATTATACACCTAATGGAAGAAGACTTCATGGTAAAGGATTAACTCCAGATTTTGTTGTTGTTGAACCTAAATTAAGTAATACAGATGTAATAGCATTAACAGAACTTAGAAAAGGCGGACAGATTGCAGAATATGTAAAAAAATATCCGAAAGAAGAGGCTGATGAAAATGCTTTACCTCAATTTAAAGAACAACTTAAAAATCAAAATATAATTGCTAGCGATTATTTGCTTGAGAGGCTGATATATAATGAACGTAATTTGGGCAATTATAATGAGATAGTTGATCTTAGATATGATAAGCAGCTTAAATCTGCTATTGATTATTTAAATACAGGAAAACAGCCTCCGCAAGATAAAGAAGAACCAAGAGAAAATTGGTCTAATGAAAAAGAATAA
- a CDS encoding N-acetylmuramoyl-L-alanine amidase: MENKNRFIIFSTVIIVLIIISFSSLMITANDNISKDINFKKINTNQNNYVSNKKENKKIKILIDPGHNAVTKGAVGFLGYEYYMTLRLANQLTAILDKDDRFEYTLSRTGAYYDKHIKEYITNNYQKLLGIYNTELEETERVGNLTRYQTMELYAIRHYAIDNNFDALISLHFDYMPYIKRREKTEGFHVIVSPYNGEFQTSMQIANKISERMQESYKISPVIAIDNILPDNVWRFYNKEDLLNKGITLRGLVLLGDSFEYEYNKQTFKKDVPSVMIESGFIHDWKLGSTKALSNISDKIYQALVDVYCN; encoded by the coding sequence ATGGAAAATAAAAATCGTTTTATAATTTTTTCTACAGTTATTATTGTATTAATTATAATATCATTTTCTTCTTTAATGATAACAGCAAATGACAATATTAGTAAAGATATAAATTTTAAAAAAATAAATACTAATCAAAATAATTATGTAAGCAATAAAAAAGAAAATAAAAAAATTAAAATATTAATAGACCCCGGTCATAATGCTGTTACAAAAGGTGCTGTAGGTTTTTTGGGATATGAATATTACATGACTTTAAGACTTGCAAATCAGCTTACAGCAATACTAGATAAAGACGATAGATTTGAATATACACTAAGCAGAACTGGTGCTTATTATGATAAACATATAAAAGAATATATAACAAATAATTATCAAAAATTATTAGGTATATACAACACAGAATTAGAAGAAACTGAGAGAGTTGGAAATTTAACAAGATATCAAACTATGGAACTATACGCTATTAGACATTATGCCATAGACAATAATTTTGATGCTTTGATAAGTTTACACTTTGATTATATGCCATATATAAAAAGAAGAGAAAAAACAGAAGGATTTCATGTTATAGTAAGTCCATACAATGGAGAGTTTCAAACTTCTATGCAAATTGCCAATAAAATATCTGAAAGAATGCAAGAAAGCTATAAAATATCTCCTGTCATAGCAATAGATAATATACTTCCAGACAATGTTTGGAGATTCTACAATAAAGAAGATTTATTAAACAAAGGTATCACTTTAAGAGGATTAGTTTTATTAGGTGATAGCTTTGAATATGAATACAATAAACAAACATTCAAAAAAGATGTACCTTCTGTTATGATAGAATCTGGCTTTATACATGATTGGAAACTAGGAAGCACTAAAGCATTAAGCAATATATCAGATAAAATATATCAAGCTTTAGTAGATGTTTACTGCAATTAA
- a CDS encoding ROK family protein: protein MKDAVIALDIGGTSIKGAIINEEGNILYKDNFNIEAKFTSEEHKTNISNIIKKLLENMPSEYNAIGIGLDCPGVMNSETLHMGGAENVPGLKGIKFSDIGDLFDLPVKTANDASMAALGEAKYGSGKDKEYKSVMFVTLGTGVGGGFVLNGKLFTGSLGGAGEIGHVFVVPDGDKCNCGSSGCIERYASATGFIAMAKQKIHKNVVPTTLTYEELEKNKAKAIFDAAKKGDLLAKETIAECSYYLGMSIAQALNMLDLDLVLIGGGLCKDFDMMIEHIKRGVNNYGLRMMVSNLEIKPASLGNDAGVLGCAAMFFKN, encoded by the coding sequence ATGAAAGATGCTGTTATAGCTTTAGATATAGGAGGCACTTCAATAAAAGGTGCTATCATTAATGAAGAGGGAAATATTTTATATAAAGATAATTTTAATATAGAAGCAAAATTTACCTCTGAAGAACATAAAACAAATATATCAAATATAATAAAAAAGCTTTTAGAGAACATGCCTTCAGAATATAATGCTATAGGTATTGGTTTAGATTGTCCGGGAGTTATGAACTCTGAAACACTTCATATGGGTGGGGCAGAAAATGTTCCCGGTTTGAAGGGTATTAAGTTTTCTGATATAGGAGATTTATTTGATTTACCTGTAAAAACTGCAAATGATGCTAGTATGGCGGCGTTAGGTGAGGCAAAATATGGAAGCGGTAAAGATAAAGAATATAAATCTGTGATGTTTGTTACACTTGGTACAGGAGTTGGAGGCGGATTTGTGCTTAATGGGAAATTGTTTACTGGTTCTTTAGGCGGAGCTGGAGAAATTGGGCATGTATTTGTGGTTCCTGATGGAGATAAATGTAATTGCGGTTCAAGCGGTTGTATAGAGCGTTATGCTTCTGCTACTGGTTTTATTGCTATGGCTAAGCAAAAAATTCATAAAAATGTTGTTCCTACTACTTTAACTTATGAAGAATTGGAAAAGAATAAAGCTAAGGCTATATTTGATGCAGCTAAAAAAGGCGACCTTCTTGCTAAAGAAACTATTGCAGAATGCTCTTATTATTTAGGTATGTCTATAGCACAGGCTTTAAATATGCTTGATTTGGATTTGGTTCTTATAGGCGGTGGTCTTTGTAAGGATTTTGATATGATGATAGAGCATATTAAAAGAGGTGTTAATAATTATGGGCTTAGAATGATGGTAAGTAACCTTGAAATAAAACCTGCTTCTTTGGGAAATGATGCTGGTGTGTTAGGCTGTGCTGCTATGTTCTTTAAGAATTAA
- a CDS encoding AAA domain-containing protein yields the protein MSDENISLNLSDDEDKLDYLYLKYSNNDIEKLNNSIKELEKNFPNIFYGIKNNDEKLNYLLKECFWEGYNNTYYFTNASHTYTNKKGEKKELRKLYLRPQKGRFLEDNISDDLTLSFRGYVSVGFFVINEIVIIGNYDGCKKIETEIDVTPYHTNIPPRYRGEYLNELINYTMDKSIAKHLNKNLENWSNYLDWRKELVKIRLAGIKYFNFYFDEDKQYIIFHLVARSKNDFDKIRKYFRRENIKVFDNEYSSNEWIFKFNEKSRKNRDAIPLGRYVGIIKEMNYNISQEDIAELNKVKEKNKEKGINGFDFNIIDEDIKENIESISDNPYLIEMAFEIEESILDELKDKVKDDVLDKKLVKAYVEEKIFNKLKKDGFLALSAVGDFVLLRRLQSAIARLRRDESYCPNLPLWLFNIKSAEIPNIKNVKIDTWLNKDIENNREQKMAVIKMLAAKDVCLIQGPPGTGKTTVIAEAIYQFVSRGERVLIASQTNLAVDNALERLAKEPIIRAIRLNAQKSTEDIEHMTEDKALNYFFKNIADKLDSNYLNKWENNERIINNLDKYLRDINQYIERIKQYTNKLNSLREEKEKLHNDIDAFNEEIHRIKNKNSNLNRIKNQINLFNEFIKENNDIEIILPKDYINLILDNINDKMHSLENIKIDILNLNTDNMQEEILTKGIKEIYKNINYFYNMKKDVESSSNIEKSHEVLLLDSEIKVIEDKIRDKNTSEEEAIKLIPKLKKLQKEKSNHKTSSFELKETYKDLLDDSIINEYKNSNNTSVIKECINKNISKIDEIKKFFDNIEECSNTYKDSLKVEDTKELENQLKTSEGRIRIIDEEEANLTKSLNEDNKKINDIKKENDISDEKPNDEIYNILLSKKEEISKSIEEDKDIRDNFENIIKRFKDKLENADIKYENSFFKDKYINSCNVVGISCTENTRILEDKGFNYFDVVIIDEVSKATPAELLIPMLKSKKVILVGDHRQLPPLFGEYEKSYKEIIDTIEDTEENKEIRNILTEENFNKFEKMVTSSIFKEYFEKAPEEIKHSLLTQFRMHTDIMNIINRFYEGKLESGIKDKENIIKDHKLEIKRTDNLPFISRNKHAYWIDSSSIKTSDNKYENIYESTYKNSTSYSNILEINIIIELLKKIANAYKKLNLEERPTIGVISLYQLQVNKLRNILKEERRKGTDFSSIYIDINTVDKFQGKEKEIVIVSLVRNPQTGKSKSKHITAFERVNVAFSRAQKALIIVGAKTLYEKLDVELPNMDREGKENKKVYKGIIADLIYKDCLFYSDCVISYKKAENILKEYNNNKMDN from the coding sequence ATGTCTGATGAAAACATTAGTCTAAATCTTAGTGATGATGAAGACAAATTAGATTATTTATATTTAAAATATAGTAATAATGATATTGAAAAACTTAATAATAGTATAAAAGAATTAGAGAAAAACTTCCCTAATATTTTTTATGGTATAAAAAATAATGATGAAAAATTAAATTATTTATTAAAAGAATGTTTTTGGGAAGGTTATAATAATACTTATTATTTTACAAATGCCTCTCATACTTATACGAATAAAAAAGGAGAAAAAAAAGAATTAAGAAAATTATATTTAAGACCTCAAAAAGGCAGGTTTTTAGAAGATAATATCAGTGATGATTTAACTTTATCTTTCAGAGGATATGTAAGCGTAGGATTCTTTGTTATAAATGAAATAGTTATTATAGGGAACTATGATGGATGTAAGAAAATTGAAACAGAAATAGATGTTACTCCTTATCATACTAATATTCCTCCAAGATATAGAGGAGAATATTTAAATGAATTGATTAACTATACTATGGATAAATCTATTGCCAAACATTTAAATAAAAATCTTGAAAATTGGAGTAATTATTTAGATTGGAGAAAAGAGCTTGTAAAAATAAGATTAGCTGGAATAAAATATTTTAATTTCTATTTTGATGAAGATAAACAGTATATTATATTTCATTTGGTAGCCCGTTCAAAAAATGATTTTGATAAAATAAGAAAATATTTTAGAAGAGAAAATATAAAAGTATTTGATAATGAATATTCATCAAATGAATGGATATTTAAATTTAATGAAAAAAGTAGAAAGAATAGAGATGCTATACCTTTGGGAAGATATGTAGGAATAATAAAAGAGATGAATTACAACATATCTCAAGAAGATATAGCAGAGTTAAACAAAGTAAAAGAAAAAAATAAAGAAAAAGGAATTAATGGATTTGATTTTAATATAATAGATGAAGATATAAAAGAAAATATAGAATCCATTTCTGATAATCCGTATTTAATAGAAATGGCATTTGAAATAGAAGAAAGTATTTTAGATGAATTAAAAGATAAAGTTAAAGATGATGTTTTAGATAAAAAATTAGTAAAGGCTTATGTTGAAGAAAAGATATTCAATAAATTAAAAAAAGATGGATTTTTAGCATTATCTGCTGTGGGTGATTTTGTATTATTAAGAAGACTTCAATCTGCAATAGCAAGATTAAGAAGAGATGAAAGCTATTGTCCTAATCTTCCTTTATGGCTATTCAATATAAAGAGTGCAGAAATACCAAATATTAAAAATGTAAAAATAGATACATGGCTAAATAAGGACATAGAAAACAATAGAGAACAAAAGATGGCTGTAATAAAAATGCTTGCCGCTAAAGATGTTTGTTTAATACAAGGTCCTCCGGGTACTGGTAAGACTACAGTAATAGCTGAGGCGATATATCAATTTGTTTCAAGGGGTGAAAGAGTATTAATAGCATCTCAAACTAATTTAGCAGTTGACAATGCTTTAGAAAGACTTGCAAAAGAGCCTATTATAAGAGCTATAAGACTTAATGCACAAAAAAGTACAGAAGATATAGAACATATGACAGAAGATAAAGCATTAAATTACTTTTTTAAAAATATAGCTGATAAGTTAGATTCTAATTATTTAAATAAATGGGAAAATAATGAAAGAATAATAAATAATTTAGATAAATACTTGAGAGATATAAATCAGTATATAGAAAGAATTAAACAATATACGAATAAATTGAATAGTTTAAGAGAAGAAAAAGAAAAATTGCATAATGATATAGATGCTTTTAATGAAGAAATTCACCGTATAAAAAATAAAAATAGTAATTTAAATAGAATAAAAAATCAGATAAATCTTTTCAATGAATTTATAAAAGAAAATAATGACATAGAAATTATACTTCCTAAAGATTATATTAATTTAATATTAGATAATATAAATGATAAAATGCATTCTTTAGAAAACATAAAAATTGATATTCTTAATCTCAATACAGACAATATGCAAGAAGAAATACTTACAAAAGGAATAAAAGAGATTTATAAAAATATTAATTATTTTTATAATATGAAGAAAGATGTAGAATCTTCCAGCAATATTGAAAAATCTCATGAAGTACTTCTTTTAGATAGCGAAATAAAGGTAATAGAAGATAAAATAAGAGATAAAAATACATCTGAAGAAGAAGCTATAAAATTAATCCCAAAACTTAAAAAATTACAAAAAGAAAAGTCTAATCATAAAACAAGTAGTTTTGAACTAAAAGAAACTTATAAAGATTTATTAGATGATAGTATAATAAATGAATATAAAAATTCTAATAATACTAGTGTTATAAAAGAATGTATAAATAAAAATATTTCAAAAATAGATGAAATAAAAAAATTTTTTGATAATATAGAAGAATGTTCTAATACTTATAAAGATTCATTAAAAGTTGAAGATACAAAAGAATTAGAAAATCAGTTAAAAACTTCTGAGGGCAGAATAAGAATTATAGATGAAGAAGAAGCTAATTTAACAAAAAGCTTAAATGAAGATAATAAAAAAATAAATGATATAAAAAAAGAAAATGATATTTCTGATGAAAAGCCTAATGATGAAATTTATAATATATTATTATCAAAAAAAGAAGAAATTTCTAAAAGCATAGAAGAAGATAAAGATATAAGAGATAATTTTGAAAATATTATTAAAAGATTTAAAGATAAGTTAGAAAATGCGGATATAAAATATGAAAATTCATTTTTTAAAGATAAATATATAAACTCATGTAATGTTGTAGGTATTTCTTGCACAGAAAACACAAGGATTCTTGAAGATAAAGGCTTTAATTATTTTGATGTAGTTATTATAGATGAGGTTAGTAAAGCAACACCTGCTGAGTTATTAATACCAATGCTCAAATCAAAAAAGGTAATACTTGTAGGAGACCATAGACAGCTCCCTCCTCTTTTTGGAGAGTACGAAAAATCATATAAAGAAATTATTGATACTATAGAAGATACTGAAGAAAATAAGGAAATAAGAAATATACTAACAGAAGAAAATTTCAATAAATTTGAAAAGATGGTAACTTCTTCAATATTTAAAGAATATTTTGAAAAAGCACCTGAGGAAATAAAGCATTCATTATTAACTCAATTTAGAATGCATACTGATATAATGAATATTATAAATAGATTCTATGAAGGAAAATTAGAATCAGGAATAAAAGATAAAGAAAATATAATTAAAGACCATAAATTAGAAATAAAAAGAACAGATAATTTACCTTTTATATCTAGAAATAAACATGCCTATTGGATAGATTCATCTTCAATAAAAACATCAGACAATAAATATGAAAATATATATGAATCTACCTACAAAAACAGCACTTCTTATTCTAATATATTAGAAATAAATATTATAATAGAGTTATTAAAAAAAATAGCTAATGCATATAAAAAATTAAATTTAGAAGAAAGACCTACAATAGGAGTAATAAGTTTATATCAGCTTCAAGTGAATAAACTTAGAAATATACTGAAAGAAGAAAGAAGAAAAGGCACTGATTTTTCGTCTATATATATAGATATCAATACGGTTGATAAATTTCAAGGTAAAGAAAAAGAAATAGTAATAGTGAGTTTAGTAAGAAATCCTCAAACAGGAAAATCAAAATCTAAACATATCACTGCTTTTGAAAGGGTGAATGTTGCTTTTTCAAGGGCTCAGAAAGCTTTAATAATAGTAGGAGCCAAAACATTGTATGAAAAATTAGATGTGGAACTTCCTAATATGGATAGAGAAGGAAAAGAAAATAAAAAAGTATATAAAGGAATAATAGCTGATTTAATTTATAAAGACTGTTTATTTTATAGCGATTGTGTAATATCGTATAAAAAAGCAGAAAATATTTTAAAAGAATACAATAATAATAAAATGGATAATTAA